One genomic segment of Primulina tabacum isolate GXHZ01 chromosome 9, ASM2559414v2, whole genome shotgun sequence includes these proteins:
- the LOC142555257 gene encoding small ribosomal subunit protein mS33-like, translating to MSFGRSLGSLKNVLADAALKGVTEARARIFGHVLNPTGQRSPHKILRKKLIGEKVAAWYPYDIKKDDPLITARQEQERLNKLEMLKRRGKGPPKKGQGKRAKKSSK from the exons ATGAGTTTCGGCAGAAGTTTGGGGAGCTTGAAGAATGTGCTGGCTGATGCAGCCTTGAAAGGAGTTACAGAGGCGAGGGCTAGGATTTTTGGTCACGTTCTCAATCCAACGGGGCAAAGGTCTCCCCATAAGATACTGCGCAAGAAGCTGATCGGTGAGAAAGTCGCTGCCTGGTACCCTTATGATATCAAGAAGGATGATCCCCTCATCACAGCTCGTCAAGAACAAGA GCGTTTAAACAAACTCGAAATGTTGAAGCGTCGTGGAAAGGGACCGCCAAAGAAAGGCCAA